A DNA window from Candidatus Eisenbacteria bacterium contains the following coding sequences:
- a CDS encoding ornithine cyclodeaminase family protein gives MDVRIISQSDVERLLPMAECVDVMADALATLARGDAVLPLRNVVSLPDRSGRLGLMPGYLGSP, from the coding sequence ATGGACGTGCGCATCATCTCGCAATCCGACGTCGAGCGGCTGCTGCCGATGGCCGAGTGCGTCGATGTCATGGCGGACGCGCTGGCGACGCTGGCCCGCGGCGATGCGGTGCTGCCGCTCCGGAACGTCGTGTCGCTTCCTGATCGCAGCGGGCGCCTCGGGTTGATGCCGGGCTACCTCGGCTCGCCC
- a CDS encoding threonine/serine dehydratase produces MPRVIPLAEIRAAAERIHGRVHRTPLWSSRTLSERCGAPVSLKCESFQKTGSFKPRGALNKVLSLPESERDRGLVTVSAGNHAQAVAWAARAVGTACAVVMPEDAPRSKLEAVRGYGAEVILHADRATLFDRLRQVEAERGMTFVHPFDDPVVLAGAGTVGLEIVEDAEAIDTVVVPVGGGGLMGGVTSAVKGLRPGVRLVAVELEEGPGLTKALAAGKPIPVSRPANTLADGMTPPFVGALPLDIAREAVDEIVTVTEDEIIQAMQLLITRAKLYVEGSGAAATAALLAGKIAPRKGRPVVAIASGGNFDPERLAAVFAPAAGEVMP; encoded by the coding sequence ATGCCGCGCGTGATTCCTCTGGCCGAGATCCGAGCCGCCGCCGAGCGCATCCACGGCCGTGTCCATCGGACGCCGTTGTGGTCGAGCCGGACGCTCAGCGAGCGCTGTGGCGCGCCGGTGTCGCTCAAGTGCGAGAGCTTCCAGAAGACCGGCTCGTTCAAGCCGCGCGGCGCCCTCAACAAGGTCCTCTCGCTTCCCGAATCCGAGCGGGACAGGGGCCTGGTGACGGTCTCGGCCGGCAACCACGCCCAGGCGGTGGCGTGGGCGGCGCGCGCCGTCGGCACCGCGTGCGCGGTGGTGATGCCCGAGGACGCGCCGCGCTCCAAGCTCGAGGCCGTGCGCGGTTATGGCGCGGAGGTCATTCTGCATGCCGACCGGGCCACGCTCTTCGATCGGCTGCGTCAGGTCGAGGCCGAGCGGGGGATGACCTTCGTCCATCCGTTCGACGACCCCGTCGTCCTGGCCGGAGCGGGTACGGTCGGCCTCGAGATCGTCGAAGACGCGGAGGCGATCGACACGGTGGTGGTTCCGGTCGGGGGTGGAGGCTTGATGGGCGGCGTCACCTCGGCGGTGAAGGGACTGCGACCGGGCGTGCGCCTGGTCGCGGTCGAGCTCGAGGAGGGTCCGGGTCTCACCAAGGCGTTGGCGGCGGGCAAGCCGATCCCGGTGTCGCGGCCGGCCAACACGCTGGCCGATGGAATGACGCCGCCGTTCGTCGGCGCGCTGCCGCTCGATATCGCCCGCGAAGCGGTGGACGAGATCGTCACCGTGACGGAAGACGAAATCATCCAGGCGATGCAGTTGCTCATCACCCGAGCCAAGCTCTACGTCGAAGGCTCGGGAGCCGCGGCCACCGCGGCGCTATTGGCTGGAAAGATCGCTCCCCGCAAGGGCCGTCCGGTGGTCGCCATTGCCTCCGGCGGCAACTTCGATCCCGAGCGTCTGGCGGCCGTCTTCGCGCCAGCCGCGGGAGAGGTGATGCCATGA